The nucleotide window TTGCAAAAAGTAAATGCGTTTCAGCCGGATTTGATCGTGTTGGCAGGATTTTTATTAAAATTTCCTGATGATTTAATTGAGGCTTACTCTAATAAGGTAATAAATATACATCCGGCACTATTGCCAAAATTTGGCGGAAAAGGAATGTATGGCATGCATGTTCATAAAGCCGTAGTTGAAAATAAGGAGAAAGAAAGCGGAATAACGATTCATTATGTGAATGAAAACTATGACGAAGGAGCGGTTATATTTCAACAAAGTTTTGCTCTTTCAGAAACGGATACTCCAGAATCTGTAGCGGACAAAATCCATGAATTGGAACAAAAATATTTTCCAAAAGTAATTGAAGGACTTCTGACTTCTAACCTTTAATTTCGTATTTTGAATCACGACGTACATATTTATACGGATGGTGCGGCCAAGGGTAATCCCGGAAATGGAGGTTATGGAGTGGTTATGGAATGGGTTGGCAAGCCTTATAAAAAAGAGTTTTACGAGGGCTTCAGACATACAACCAATAATCGAATG belongs to Flavobacterium aquiphilum and includes:
- the purN gene encoding phosphoribosylglycinamide formyltransferase encodes the protein MKRILIFASGSGTNAKNIIEYFGTKTSGTVVAVFSNNSKATVLEKAQKLNVPTEIFSKEELNSGKVLQKVNAFQPDLIVLAGFLLKFPDDLIEAYSNKVINIHPALLPKFGGKGMYGMHVHKAVVENKEKESGITIHYVNENYDEGAVIFQQSFALSETDTPESVADKIHELEQKYFPKVIEGLLTSNL